One region of Cydia fagiglandana chromosome 17, ilCydFagi1.1, whole genome shotgun sequence genomic DNA includes:
- the LOC134672421 gene encoding enoyl-[acyl-carrier-protein] reductase, mitochondrial isoform X1 — MALLPLGRILLRTTKCYATRHLPVRNLMSKQLVYHQFGDPLCVVQFREAAVPQLGDLEVLVRMLAAPVNPADINTIQGKYPVKVDLPSIAGNEGVGIVEDVGKKVEGICPGSKIIVTKPVQGTWRNYAVFSKDVVRIVPDNLGLVEAATLTVNPCTAYRMLTDFKPVRDGLVVIQNGANGASGQNVIQLCKAWGVKNIAVVRKRPDINELKKFLEDLGATHVLTEEELRTTTIFKDKVTAKPTLALNCVGGKSTTDLLRHLEHSGTMVTYGGMSREPVTIPTSAFIFKNLSFFGFWMTKWNEKADKAAKEEMMCDIVNLMCDQKLKGPVHKMVKFDNFQEAIGNALSSKGFTGCKYILDFS, encoded by the exons ATGGCCCTCCTTCCTCTAGgacgtattttattaagaacCACAAAATGTTACGCGACAAGGCACTTACCGGTGCGAAATTTGATGTCGAAACAGTTAGTCTACCACCAATTTGGAGATCCTCTGTGTGTTGTGCAGTTCCGGGAAGCTGCTGTACCGCAGCTAGGGGATCTAGAAGTACTCGTCAGAATGCTAGCTGCCCCTGTTAACCCTGCCGATATAAACACCATACAAG GAAAGTATCCGGTCAAGGTTGATCTGCCATCAATTGCAGGTAACGAAGGAGTGGGAATTGTAGAGGATGTAGGCAAAAAAGTGGAAGGCATTTGCCCAGGAAGCAAGATTATTGTGACAAAACCAGTTCAGGGAACTTGGAGGAATTATGCCGTATTCTCTAAAGATGTAGTCAGAATCGTCCCCGATAATTTAGGCCTGGTTGAGGCAGCCACGCTCACAGTCAACCCCTGCACGGCATATAGAATGCTTACTGATTTTAAACCAGTCAGAGATGGACTGGTTGTTATCCAAAACGGGGCCAATGGGGCTAGTGGACAAAATGTCATCCAGCTATGTAAGGCGTGGGGTGTCAAAAATATTGCTGTTGTTAGAAAGAGGCCTGACATAAATGAACTAAAGAAATTTCTGGAGGACCTTGGAGCTACCCATGTACTCACTGAAGAGGAGTTAAGGACCACAACTATATTCAAAGATAAGGTTACTGCCAAACCTACTTTGGCTCTTAATTGTGTGGGTGGAAAGAGCACCACAGACTTGTTAAGGCACTTGGAACATTCTGGTACTATGGTTACCTATGGAGGCATGTCTCGAGAACCTGTCACAATTCCAACTTCTGCATTTATTTTCAAGAACTTATCATTCTTTGGATTTTGGATGACAAAATGGAATGAAAAGGCGGATAAGGCAGCTAAAGAAGAAATGATGTGTGATATTGTTAATTTGATGTGTGACCAGAAGCTGAAAGGTCCTGTTCATAAGATGGTCAAATTTGACAATTTCCAGGAAGCCATTGGCAATGCCCTGTCATCAAAAGGATTCACTGGTTGCAAATATATCTTAGACTTTAGTTAG
- the LOC134672421 gene encoding enoyl-[acyl-carrier-protein] reductase, mitochondrial isoform X2 — protein MALLPLGRILLRTTKCYATRHLPVRNLMSKQLVYHQFGDPLCVVQFREAAVPQLGDLEVLVRMLAAPVNPADINTIQGSHPNLPCLPHVGGDEGVGEVMEIGRKVTYVEPGQRVVLTSRQLGSWCYYGIYKENQVHRIPPSIPLAEASMLTGAPATAYRLLNDFKQQKLCPGQCVVQNGANSAIGQSVIQICKAMGVETLNIVANHCGYEYVKEHLLSIGATKVFTLEEAEELACCWLSFQRPTLALNCIGGRYEDVMLMLLEQCGDMVCYGGAYCLPVNQYMRNDVWFHRFSKSDWEQNTRNVDKESTFQYIQGLIVMGKFRAPMYEPIMLKCYNCALKNTCPSEAFSTFNYVFDFTLI, from the exons ATGGCCCTCCTTCCTCTAGgacgtattttattaagaacCACAAAATGTTACGCGACAAGGCACTTACCGGTGCGAAATTTGATGTCGAAACAGTTAGTCTACCACCAATTTGGAGATCCTCTGTGTGTTGTGCAGTTCCGGGAAGCTGCTGTACCGCAGCTAGGGGATCTAGAAGTACTCGTCAGAATGCTAGCTGCCCCTGTTAACCCTGCCGATATAAACACCATACAAG GATCACATCCAAATTTGCCCTGCTTGCCCCATGTGGGTGGAGATGAAGGCGTTGGTGAAGTAATGGAAATTGGCCGTAAAGTGACCTATGTAGAGCCAGGCCAAAGAGTAGTCCTAACTTCCAGACAGCTAGGATCATGGTGTTACTATGGCATTTACAAAGAAAATCAAGTCCATAGAATTCCTCCTAGCATACCTTTAGCTGAAGCAAGTATGCTCACAGGAGCACCTGCAACTGCCTACAGATTGCTAAATGACTTCAAGCAACAAAAGCTTTGTCCTGGACAATGTGTTGTCCAAAATGGTGCTAATAGTGCTATCGGACAATCTGTCATACAGATTTGCAAAGCCATGGGAGTTGAAACGCTTAATATTGTTGCAAATCACTGTGGGTATGAATATGTGAAAGAACACTTGTTAAGTATAGGTGCCACGAAAGTTTTTACCCTTGAAGAAGCTGAAGAATTGGCATGTTGTTGGCTAAGTTTTCAGCGACCAACATTAGCACTTAATTGTATAGGAGGGAGATATGAAGATGTTATGCTGATGCTTCTTGAACAGTGCGGAGACATGGTATGTTATGGAGGAGCTTACTGTCTACCTGTAAACCAATACATGCGCAATGATGTTTGGTTTCACAGATTCTCAAAGTCTGATTGGGAGCAAAATACAAGAAATGTGGACAAAGAATCTACATTTCAATATATACAGGGGCTGATAGTAATGGGGAAGTTTAGAGCGCCTATGTATGAACCTATAATGCTTAAGTGTTATAACTGTGCTCTCAAGAATACATGTCCCAGTGAAGCTTTCTCGACCTTTAATTATGTGTTCGATTTTACATTGATTTAA
- the LOC134672882 gene encoding uncharacterized protein LOC134672882, with amino-acid sequence MIQNESTWRKSGEWKSRYSQLYSRRLTIPKEEDHRRCISFMENDTPYNDLLMKLRSSRPSTSSPTELDVSSVNSSNGIQIQTILSQQSEMYPSCCSPNTTHRTSSLGQHDTLLLDMVRERNRELQEAQDQPLELPGDDASEDLSIEPCMHGMSHRFTERSVSRSRFSRISTKRDMDIPSILAYNISDTPPTKLPLGIPAFQQKESLSKCNEIPRWSIRRSVCPVCSQKWKDRSFVNKIKNSGLKRNLLQDMPSVIAPARLRSAARDKTLRPVPMDVEENPVSPGLRSRSATWQLIRARRIRMPKPQLPSPEAPPCGTAPNEQKDLNMRVNNFLLT; translated from the exons ATGATACA AAACGAGTCGACATGGCGGAAAAGCGGCGAGTGGAAATCACGATACTCCCAACTGTACTCCCGCCGCCTCACCAT CCCGAAAGAGGAAGACCACCGGCGTTGCATTTCATTTATGGAGAACGACACCCCGTACAACGATCTGCTGATGAAGCTTCGCAGCAGTCGGCCGAGTACCTCCAGCCCGACCGAGCTTGACGTCAGCTCAGTCAACTCCAGCAACGGGATCCAAATCCAAACCATACTGTCGCAGCAGAGCGAGATGTACCCCAGCTGCTGCTCGCCTAATACCAC TCACAGAACGAGTAGTCTGGGACAACACGACACGTTGTTGCTGGATATGGTGCGCGAGCGCAATCGCGAGCTGCAGGAGGCGCAGGACCAGCCGCTGGAGCTTCCCGGCGACGACGCTTCTGAAGA CTTGTCCATTGAGCCCTGTATGCACGGGATGAGCCACCGCTTCACTGAGCGGAGCGTGTCCCGCTCTCGATTCTCTCGCATCTCGACGAAACGCGACATGGACATACCCTCGATACTGGCCTATAACATAAGCGACACCCCACCG ACAAAGTTACCGCTCGGAATTCCAGCGTTCCAGCAGAAGGAATCCTTGTCGAAATGTAATGAGATTCCCAGATGGTCCATACGCCGATCCGTGTGCCCAGTCTGCTCGCAAAAATGGAAGGACCGCAGctttgtaaacaaaattaaaaactcaG GCTTAAAAAGAAACCTTTTACAAGACATGCCTTCTGTAATAGCACCAGCACGCTTAAGATCGGCAGCGAgagataa GACTCTCCGGCCAGTCCCCATGGACGTGGAAGAGAACCCCGTCTCTCCCGGACTACGCAGCCGCAGCGCCACCTGGCAGTTGATCCGCGCGCGACGTATTCGCATGCCCAAGCCGCAACTACCGTCGCCAGAGGCGCCGCCCTGCGGCACAGCGCCAAACGAGCAAAAAGATTTAAACATGCGCGTCAACAATTTTTTATTAACctag